The Buteo buteo chromosome Z, bButBut1.hap1.1, whole genome shotgun sequence region TGATATTGCATTCCTATACATGACTTCTGATGGACAAAAGTACAATGTATTTACTGTTTAAGTAAAACATGGGAAGGGATCTTAAATGATATTCCTTCAGATGTCTAACCTAATAATCTATTTCTTGGCAAATTCTGGTGTACTATCCTTACATCAGTTCCCAGTTGTTCTAGCCTAGTAATACATTAATCAGCTCTCTCTGCTGGACACTAGTGGCTTGTATAAAATGAGTTCACATTTTGAACACACATTTCTCTGGCACATTTCTGGCACCTTTCCGGGAATATTCAGAGCCTAGTGACCAAACAAACATGAATAAAAGtgaattttctctcttaaaaaattACAAGTAATGCTGAAGCCATATGTCGGAGACTGTGATGCTTTCATTACTGGCACAGGCCAAGTTTGctctttataatttaaaatgcaacaaggggaaaaaaaaggcatgaaaagtTCAGAGTGCAAATATTCTTTGGTTTACTTGTTACAACAAAAGGacacagcaaacagcaaaaacaCTGGCaattaaataaacagcaaattCTTTATAAGCTTCCTAACAAAAATGCTTCTGGTGTTTGAAATGTATTAACTTCATGCTTTTAAGTACATTACAGTGTCTAGaaagtcacatttttttatCCCCCAAGGGCAAGGCAGGTAGAagatgagagaggaaaaagatggATGAaaataagaggggaaaaaagaagaagaaacaaaatttatcCAACATTCCATTTTTTCATTAGTTAAATAGTATATAACACAATACAACTAATTGCTGTTTCTAGTTTCATTGTACACAAAGCAAATTGGcttggaatttattttcagcagatCAAGCTTTCTGAATTCACATCATCATACACATCAGCCTAGTGTATAAAATATACTGCCTcacaccttttcagaaagaattgtGACTTATTAGCAGGATTCTATATATCTTAAGGAATTGCACAGGTAAGTCACTGTGTTTTACCTTACCATAGGTAGAGTTAAAATTACGTACCGCAGGTGGTTTCTAGGGAATACTCTTCCCCAGTTAGGCTATTTTACTGTAGCTTATTCCTCAAATAATCCCCATTTAATCAAAGGAAGCAAGCATCTGTGCAGGTCTATAAGGATCTATACTTGGTAGCCTTGCAGACAGGAAGTTTTCACCACTGAGCTGGAGATGAACAAGCCTGTTAAGACTCTACATGACAGCATCACTGATATTATTTGAAACTGAATGCTTCATAAGGGCAACATTAGGAAGCTGTGATCTGTGCAGAGAGCATAAAAGACTATAAATGAATCAAATACATCTATTTTACAAATAAGTCAGAGAAATTATAGAGTATACCATCACCACGATAGTCTGTTACTGACATACTGGACTCTGATAGTTtagaaataattctgtaaatCTATGAAAGATGTGGATTGTCTGACAgcatattgttttgttttgtatatctATCTTGCAAGACTCTTACTCTACTTGGAGCGTTCTCTTTTGTCTTTATCCAGCTGTTTCCATAGGCaaagcacagtaaaaaaagtcaTGTGCAGTCTTTCTTCCAGATGGACTATGAATAGCAACAGATAGCTCATAACAAGGAATCAatttaataaagatattttagaaataattgtcaaaatgtaaaaaaacatttttgcatgcTCCCTTATTCCTTCATAAATCAACAGTGTTTCATCTACAAGTAACGCATAGGCAGTCAACATTAATACAAGTACCTATATGTTCCCCTCATCTAGCATTTTGTTGACACCATCACAAAGCTTCTGCAAATGGAGTTTATAAGGTCCAAAGGGATTGTACAAGGCAGCCAAAAATTCACAATCAGAGAAGTGATCAAACACATTGTTGACGCGTCCATGTGACTTTGCAGTTAGGTGACGCTGAATGATTTCATGAAGTAGCTCTCTACAATCATTTAACAGTTTGGACAAAAAATTCCTGTCAAAGGTATAATCCACCTGATGGAAACTGACCACGGTCTTAGCCAGCTGATGAACTTTCTTCTTGAATTTCTCCATCAACGCTATTTCATCCTGATTAAATTGGTTGTTCCTGTAGAGAATTGCCAATTTGAGGACTATTTTAATGAGGTTTTTGAtgattttctctgcttcctttttattttgtgtatattCCTTTGTCACTCTATAAAGCTCATCTAAAACATCACTGCTTGTATCATCGATCAAAGTAGTTGCTATTGATTTGGACACCATTTTTCCAAGGATCTTCTTCTGGGCCTGAATGGCCAGACTTTTGGAGTTGAAGACATCTGTGGCCactggggggagaaaaaaaagtatgcagtCAATACTACATAACAGACGTACTAGGGACAGTAAGTTGAGGAATAGTTCCATGTCTATCCATTCATATTAGTCTTACTAACTGCCacaaaaataatgcaaactTACACATGCAGTTGCAGAAAACCCCACCTTTTCAATCGCTAAAACTTGTCTCTAGGTTTACATTCTTTTATACTGTTTTACttttgagaaaatataaaaacaagaTAGAACTTGCtcaaaaatggtttaaaataaacctgCCCTATTTGATCAGATAAGTCGTAAGTCTGATCTGATTCTCATATTCATAATGAATTCTGAAACCACGACTATCCCAATCTCATGACAATTACCACTGCTACTTAAAGATAGTAATTCAGTGAATCAACCATTGTAAAACTTTTTCATGCTTAGCATGACATGATCAGTGATCTCAGATCCCACACATctattatatttatatatatattttatacatatatatagctatatataaacaaatacaatataaacacaaaaatcCCTTATCAGCAAACACTGAGATTCTCTGAATGCAATCTGAAGCAGCtaattttcagaaggaaagcaagtATAGATTTAGCAATTCTATGTCCTATACTTAATGCAGAaata contains the following coding sequences:
- the TNFAIP8 gene encoding tumor necrosis factor alpha-induced protein 8 isoform X4, which produces MVSKSIATTLIDDTSSDVLDELYRVTKEYTQNKKEAEKIIKNLIKIVLKLAILYRNNQFNQDEIALMEKFKKKVHQLAKTVVSFHQVDYTFDRNFLSKLLNDCRELLHEIIQRHLTAKSHGRVNNVFDHFSDCEFLAALYNPFGPYKLHLQKLCDGVNKMLDEGNI
- the TNFAIP8 gene encoding tumor necrosis factor alpha-induced protein 8 isoform X3, giving the protein MATDVFNSKSLAIQAQKKILGKMVSKSIATTLIDDTSSDVLDELYRVTKEYTQNKKEAEKIIKNLIKIVLKLAILYRNNQFNQDEIALMEKFKKKVHQLAKTVVSFHQVDYTFDRNFLSKLLNDCRELLHEIIQRHLTAKSHGRVNNVFDHFSDCEFLAALYNPFGPYKLHLQKLCDGVNKMLDEGNI
- the TNFAIP8 gene encoding tumor necrosis factor alpha-induced protein 8 isoform X1 codes for the protein MSSEADEPKEVATDVFNSKSLAIQAQKKILGKMVSKSIATTLIDDTSSDVLDELYRVTKEYTQNKKEAEKIIKNLIKIVLKLAILYRNNQFNQDEIALMEKFKKKVHQLAKTVVSFHQVDYTFDRNFLSKLLNDCRELLHEIIQRHLTAKSHGRVNNVFDHFSDCEFLAALYNPFGPYKLHLQKLCDGVNKMLDEGNI